In Desulfosudis oleivorans Hxd3, the DNA window TATCATTGCCATTTAAGGAAGGTGTTTTTGAATCAACAAACAGTTTTGTAATACCTTCTGGCACTGTCCCTATTACCTTGCTGTTTTTGTCAGCTTTCTCGTATATTTGAGCCTTTTCATTTTTTAAATTGACATAATATTGTCTGTAATTTGGCGTTTTTGAGCGCTTTAAATCTAAGTGTTTCGTTAAAATCAAATTGATTGTAGAATCCAAAACATATTCAGCTCTATCTTTTATGCCTTCATCATCAAGTTTTCGAAAATCATCTTTAACAATCCAATTTGATTCTTTATCCTTACGATAAACTGCGGGAGTAAGTCTCCAGACATTCCAATAATCTAATCGGCTCATTCCTGATCTCAAAAGATCCATATCCAACTTATCATGGTCATATACTATATAATCAGTTGGTTCTTTAACGTGTTCATCTATATATTTTTTATTCTGAGCAAAAAAAGGTGCCTTATGCCCCATGAGCATCAAGCCAAATCCTTTCCTTTCAGTTTTATCCTCGTAAGGACTTACATCATAGTAGGTTTCAATTTCTACATATATGGCTTTCCTGCAATTAATAAGGACATTTGCATATTCGTTACTCAAAAAATTATTTTCTGCGGTTTTTAAATATTCTTTAGTCTCCCCGTCATTGATTAAATCTGTCAGACTAATAGATACGAATTCTTTTTTAAAAACTTGAACAGAAACTTCTTCGAAAAATTCTTTAACAGTTTCTGTAAGCCCAATTGTTTCAGACTTAGATGGAGATAAACCATAATGCTTAGCGTTAACTCTAAGCTTATTTAATGAGTTTAGTCGGAACCGAAAAGGAAGTTCTTTGGGATGAATCTTTTTGTTTATTAAATCGAAATATTTATTAAAATTAGTATTGTTGCCAACATCGGCATTCAAATATTCAGCGACGGCAAGAAGGAAATTTTCAACAGAATCCTGCAACAGAATAACCCCTATAGAAAGCGAAAGCTCATTGTCTGAGCTCAAGTTTTCAAGTGAAATTTGATATAACCGTCTAGCAAGAAGAGTTTTTGCTATTATACTTCTGCGCATAATCAAATGCCCCATCTGTGTTTTACAGAATTCATGCTCGCTAATTGCCGCAGGTGAGCGGTGCTTTCCCGGCATAAAATTGCCGTATGCATGCAGTTTCGTGACGGGAAAGGGTCCGCTCCAACGTCTTGTTCGCTGAGCGCGTAGCGGGAAGCGACAAGGCGGTGGAGCGATTTTATCGTCGCTCAACTGCGGCAATTCGCCGAGGGCGCAAGGACGAAGTCCGCTGCGCGCTCGGCGAACGTTCGAGCTTAGACGTGCGCGGTTTTTGGCGCGTCGTTTCTAGAGCGACTTGTTAGATATATTTTTTTATATCATTTTCAGCTTCGAATGAGGACTTCCCCACCTTTCTTGTTAAGAACCCTGCTACGATCATTCCAATTCCCATTGCAAATAAGAAAATTGATACCTGCCACACCCCATCAAGGTACGCTAACGGTGTAAAGAGTATAAAAAGGCCCCCAAGAATAAAATATGCGACACTTGCAACTTTATTTTGTTTTAATATTTTCATTCGGATTAGATCGATAGCCATGTCCGAATTGGTGACGGATTTTTTACAGTTTTCAGAACATACAATTTTTCCGTTTTCCAACTGGTCGCTGCAATCATTACATAAAGCAATTCCGCAATTAACACATATCGCATTTGCTTGACGTTCATTATGATTTCTACATCTCATTATTTTTGTCCTTATATCTAATTGCCGCAGTTGAGCGGCGCTTTCCCGGCATGAAATTGCCGTATGCATGCAGTTTCGTGACGGGAAAGGGTCCGCTCCAACGTCTTGTTCGCTGAGCGCGCAGCGGGAAGCGACAAGGCGGTGGAGCGATTTTATCGTCGCTCAACTGCGGCAATTCGCCGAGGGCGCAAGGACGAAGTCCGCTGCACGCTCGGCGAACGATGAGTTCTGTTGCGCCGGGCAGTATCGGCGTCAACTGAAACGACGGGTTGGGCTCTTAATTAAGATGTTCTACTCATCGCTTATTTTTGCCAATTTTTCTTCCCATTTCTTAATGGCAACGTTCATCTGTGCAACAAATTTTTCCCTTCTTATTTCCTCTTCGGGGATCACATCGATGCTCTCAAGCCATGCTTTCCAATCTTTCGTATATGCTAACATCTGTTTCCATTCCTCTATGTTCACGTGGAAAACCTCCTTCTCATTCTTCTTCTCTCCTCTGATCTTCTTCCCATCTTAATTGGGCCTCCTCTTCATCACGTCTTCGCTCTTCCTCCTCTATTTCCTGAGCATATTTTTCTTCATATTCGATGCGTTGTCTTTCCGCCTCCTCTTCTAGCGCTATGCGATCCCTTTCCTCTTCTCTTTCTCTTTCTT includes these proteins:
- a CDS encoding B-box zinc finger protein; protein product: MHTAISCRESAAQLRQLDIRTKIMRCRNHNERQANAICVNCGIALCNDCSDQLENGKIVCSENCKKSVTNSDMAIDLIRMKILKQNKVASVAYFILGGLFILFTPLAYLDGVWQVSIFLFAMGIGMIVAGFLTRKVGKSSFEAENDIKKYI